The Terriglobia bacterium genome contains a region encoding:
- the fliS gene encoding flagellar export chaperone FliS codes for MSNPSNRGFAASTYLEQDIRTADPVTLIAHVYDLAQSHVARARAALAAKQMAAKGRAVKRASRCLSLLQTSLDLERGGDVAGNLDRVYAYLLRRLGEGHRRNDDAAFAEIAAHLAELGSAWREAASRRRMEAPYAATAPSASAR; via the coding sequence ATGTCCAACCCGAGCAACCGCGGCTTCGCCGCCTCCACCTATCTCGAACAGGACATCCGGACCGCCGATCCCGTGACGCTGATCGCCCACGTGTACGACCTCGCCCAGAGCCACGTCGCCCGCGCGCGCGCGGCGCTGGCCGCGAAGCAAATGGCCGCGAAGGGACGAGCGGTCAAGCGCGCCTCTCGCTGCCTGAGCCTGCTCCAGACGAGCCTCGACCTCGAGCGCGGCGGCGACGTGGCGGGGAACCTCGACCGCGTGTACGCCTATCTCCTCCGCCGACTCGGCGAGGGCCACCGGCGCAACGACGACGCCGCGTTTGCCGAGATCGCCGCGCACCTCGCAGAGCTGGGCTCGGCCTGGCGAGAGGCGGCCTCCCGCCGGCGGATGGAGGCGCCCTACGCCGCCACGGCTCCCTCCGCGAGCGCGCGATGA
- a CDS encoding sigma-54 dependent transcriptional regulator, with product MRKALIVQNVRAASPGAPDAVTTLGFLPHVVSSCEGARAALRSAPPDLVLLEASAGSEDDLGALIREVRAANPDASCVVLGPLSGGGACADASGPLADAVLGASLRADELEVVLARRARRRGDSRRDPSDPVEAPFAALSVAMHRVVTALKSVGPRDTTVLLCGESGTGKEVAARFLHDSHPRRRGGPMISVHCGASPESLLESELYGHVKGAFTGADRDRVGKFEQAHGGTIFLDEISTMKPEGQLRLLRVLQERQVTRLGASEARPVDVRVVVASNQDLKALVAEGRFRLDLYYRVSTFPVVLPPLKDRKCDIPLLVDCFARRYAGRFGLASPKRFSTEALAALNAHDWPGNVRELESAVEYAHVLSDGCDLVLREDLPPEIAGAAVPPAGPAPGIMLTEEGLSLRTAVSNLERELILQSLRLAGGNKARAAELLDLKRTTFLEKLNRLEEEDLLPPVQADWSSPRAPDGGAA from the coding sequence ATGCGCAAGGCGCTCATAGTTCAAAATGTTCGCGCAGCCTCGCCGGGCGCCCCGGACGCGGTGACGACCCTCGGTTTCCTTCCCCACGTGGTGTCGTCATGCGAGGGAGCGAGAGCGGCGCTCCGCTCGGCGCCTCCCGACCTGGTGCTCCTCGAGGCGAGCGCCGGCTCCGAGGATGACCTCGGCGCGCTGATTCGCGAGGTGCGCGCGGCGAATCCCGACGCCTCCTGTGTGGTGCTCGGCCCCCTATCGGGCGGGGGAGCCTGTGCCGACGCGTCGGGACCCCTCGCGGACGCCGTGCTCGGAGCGTCCCTGCGCGCCGACGAGCTCGAGGTGGTCTTGGCCCGGCGCGCGAGGCGACGCGGCGACTCCCGCCGCGATCCCTCCGATCCGGTCGAGGCGCCATTCGCGGCGCTGAGCGTCGCGATGCACCGGGTGGTCACGGCGCTCAAGAGCGTCGGGCCGCGGGACACGACGGTGCTGCTCTGCGGCGAGAGCGGCACCGGCAAGGAGGTCGCCGCGCGATTCCTCCACGACAGCCATCCCCGCCGCCGCGGCGGTCCCATGATCTCGGTCCACTGCGGCGCGAGTCCCGAGTCCCTGCTGGAGAGCGAGCTCTACGGCCACGTCAAGGGGGCGTTCACCGGGGCGGACCGGGACCGCGTCGGCAAATTCGAGCAAGCCCACGGCGGCACGATCTTCCTCGACGAGATCTCGACCATGAAGCCCGAGGGCCAGCTGCGGCTGCTGCGGGTGCTGCAGGAGCGCCAAGTGACGCGGCTCGGAGCCTCCGAGGCCAGGCCGGTGGACGTTCGAGTGGTCGTGGCGAGCAACCAGGACCTCAAGGCGCTGGTCGCGGAAGGGAGGTTCCGGCTCGATCTCTACTACCGCGTGAGCACGTTCCCGGTGGTGCTTCCGCCGCTCAAGGACCGGAAGTGCGACATTCCCCTGCTGGTGGACTGCTTCGCGCGGCGGTACGCCGGGCGATTCGGCCTCGCGTCGCCCAAACGGTTCTCGACCGAGGCCCTGGCCGCTCTGAACGCCCACGATTGGCCCGGAAACGTGCGGGAGCTGGAGAGCGCGGTCGAGTACGCCCATGTCCTCTCGGATGGGTGCGATCTGGTGCTGCGGGAGGATCTCCCCCCCGAGATCGCCGGCGCGGCCGTTCCTCCCGCGGGACCGGCGCCCGGGATCATGCTGACCGAGGAGGGGCTCTCCCTCCGAACGGCGGTGAGCAACCTCGAGCGCGAGCTCATCCTCCAGTCGCTTCGCCTCGCAGGCGGCAACAAGGCGAGGGCAGCCGAGCTCCTCGACCTCAAGCGGACGACCTTCCTCGAGAAGCTGAACCGTCTGGAGGAGGAGGACCTTCTGCCCCCGGTTCAGGCCGACTGGTCGAGCCCACGCGCCCCCGACGGCGGAGCGGCATAG